The nucleotide window TCCTGCCCTGCATCCACCCTTGGGGAGTGTTCATGCCACGCCGTCGATCATTCGGAACTATTAGCGAGCTACCGTCTGGGCGCTATCGCGCGCGCTACGTCGGCCCGGATGGGGTCAAGCATTCCGGCCCGCATCCTTTCTACGACTACGGCGAGGCCCGCGCGTGGCTGAACACCGAGGAGCGCCTTCTGGAGAAAGGGGAGTGGGCGTCACCGAAGCAGCGAGCCGCGCAGAAGGAACTCGAGGAGATGGCGGACATTACCGTCGGCCAGTGGCTACAGCAGTGGCTGGAGATCCAGTCACGCGCGTTGAAGCCTTCGACGATGCAGAACTATCGCGCGGCGCTGGACCGCAGGGTGTTCAAAGCACCTGGGGCTGCGAAGAACTTTCAACACCTCCCGCTGGCGAGTCTGACGCGTGGCCAGGTTATGCGTTGGTGGGATGCTCTGGAGGCTACCTATGGGCGCCAGCAAGAAAACCACTCGGCGTTGCGCCGTCTATCGACCGCGCTGAAAGCTGCCGTGGAACGCGAGTTGCTGCCGATTAATCCTGCTGCACGGCTGGGCATTAAGCGCCCGAAGTCGGAACGCAAGGAACTGCCGACCTATGAGACGATGCGAGCGATCGTTGATGAGCTGGAGCCGCGGCACCGCATTATCGGTGTTCTGACCTTCTTCCACGGTCTGCGTATCGGGGAGGTCCTGGCCTTGCGTCGCATGGACATCGATGTCACTGGCGACCAGGCTGTGGTGCATGTGCGCGGCAGTGCCTACCGCGACAACGCCGGTGGTGGGATGGTGCGCCTTGAAACTCCGAAGACGGACGCCGGCGTCCGCGACGTTCCGGTGTTCCCTGAGTTCGTTCCGATGATTAAAGAGCACTTGGAGAAGTTCGCGCCGAAACCCGCCGACGCGCAGATCTGCGTGACCGCCTTGGGCAAGGTGGTGATGGACACCAGTTACCGGTGTCGGTTGGCCACAGCCAAGAAGCGTGCGGGTGTGGAGGGCAAGATTTCGCCGCATTATGGGCGGGTGTGGTTGATTACGACGCTGGCGGAGGCGGGTATGCCGATTCCTGCGATTGGTCGGATGTTGGGGCAGGTGGATTTGAAGACGATTACGGAGATCTATCTGCGGGCGACGGAGCAGCGCACGGAGGAGGTGTTGGACAGGGTTAACGCCTCCTTCCGCGCGGGCTAGGCCCCGATGCGTTCTGCTAGCCGATGGGCATGCTCAGGTATTGCCAGTGCAGGGATTACCCGTGTGCGTTCGTCAGCCCATCGCGTGGAGTAACTATCGGCCAGTTCCATCGCTTTATTGCGGTCTGCGTGGGGGATCGTAAAAAATACAGCAATTTCCACGTCATTGCCGATCGTGTGGTGCTCGCCATTGTGGATGTATGTTGCACCATTCGTTCGGAGCTCTTGTATTCGCTGGGTCAAGGCGTCCGCTGTTCGTACCAGGTCTTCATCGGTACCGAAGATCTGAGTCTGGCTGATCTCTTCGACGCCGTACTCAGACTGAACAGCAAAGTCGAAGCTCCGGTCTATTCCAGCAATATTTAGGCGCGGGCGCTTCGCCAGAACTGCAGGAATCCCCCGATAAGCTCGGCGCACTTCACCGCGCAGCTTCTCTCGCGGAGACTGCTTGCGAGGCTTGGACGACAGCCCGATGAGGTCTTCGAAGAGGATGTCCAAGCAAGCATCAACACTATCGGCATCCATCACGCTGGGAGGTGATATTCGGACGGTGCCGTTCCAATGCTTCTCGATAACGGCAAGGTATCCAGGGGCGCTTAATTCGGGTTCGGAGAATCCGAGCTGTGTCGCCAAGGGCTGGGCTTTGTTCAGTGCTTGCGATAGCTCCTGCGCGATGGAATGAACATAGGGTTGGATTCCGAGAACCTCAAGCCTGCGGTAGGCGTGTCCGTTGAGAAAACGGGAGCGGATCTGCTGGGTGCTTGGATCCTCTGCGATGATGCCGATGCCTACCGAAGTGACCGACCATGGAGACGGACGTGCGGTGACAACGCGGTACTTGATTAGCATCTTTCCTCCTTCCTAGAAATAAGCTTGTTGTAGTCTACTTAGCTCCTGCTTGGCGTAATCACGTCTTTCGATTGCGTACCGCACGAGTTGGACGACACGGGCTTCCGGTATTTTCCATTCTTCCGGCAAATGGTGCGTGATGTCCTCAATTAGGGCTGTGGCGTTCAACTGGTTGAGTGTATCAATGGCTTCGTGCCAGTATCTCTCTGAGATGCAGGTATGGAGCGATGGCAGATCTGGCCTGCCGAAGGCGGCATCATGGGGCGTTAAGCCCCAGGGGCTCTCGTGAGAATCAAACCAGAAACCGAAGTCGAAGCACCATATCGTATTGTCGTTTTCCTTCTCGTAGGAGAACTGCACATCTTGGCCGTTGCAGATCAAGATCAGCGCGATTAGGCGGGCAATGCGGCGCTGGTTCGAATTATCATCAACGAATTGGAACACGCTGCTATGCATCGGGATGCCAGGAAAATCAACGACTAGCGAGCCGAACACTGGTTCTTCGAAAACACAAGTCATCTCGTTGGGGTTGCGGGAGTTCCTGAATCGCTTTCCGATCAAGGTGGGCGAGGGGCGGAGTATTGTCCACTTAGGGATCGGTGCGCCGATTGCGTCGCCGATGATGCTCGTGACGAGTTCGTTCACCACAACCTCGGGCCCTTGGCTGTTATTTAGCTGTTTGCACCAGTACTTCGAGCCGTTGTCTGCGCGAACAAGGAGGGGGCGGGAGCCTGTGGGGGCGACTTCGTATACTGTCGTGAAAAACCGGGTGCTTGAGGTTCGATCCTCGCGCCATTGGTTTAGGTCTGTGACGTTTGAGTCGCTCATGGTGCACCTCCCTGAAAAGTAAACGTTTCCCTATTTTTCTACGTTTTCTTACGTTTTCCAACACCGCAGCCCAGCCGGGGGTGGGGTAAGTCGTCCGCACTGTGGGGTAAGACGGGGTGAGCGCACCGGGCTAGGGCATAAAAGAAGCCGCCCGCGACGCGGACGGCCACAAACCCGGGGCGAGGAGGGGCTAGCCCAAGGCCTGCTCGATGCTTTCAAACACGAGGGTTGCCTGGATACGGTCGCCGCCCAGTAGGCCCTTGCTGCCGGAGGATGCCGTGCTGATGGTGTGCAGTCGGTAGCCCTTTTCTGCCTGCGCATTGATGGTCTGCTCCAAGACTGAGAGGTTGGCGGAGCCGCTGGTGATGAGCTTCTCTTTGAGAACTACTTGGAGGACGACGTAGTGGGGTTGTTCGGCCATGGTGGTTCCTTTCTCGGGAATTGTTTTGGGGTGAGTTTATTGGTGGCGTGATGGGCTTTAGACCCGCGTGGGGGTAGGGGGCAAAGCCGCCCGCGACGCGGACGGCTTCTTAGCACATGGCTGGGGGATGTCAGTTCAGCTGCTTGCGTATAGCGTCGCGCTTAGTCAGCAGTTCATCGAGGTCGTCCGTTCCGACCAGTTGAGCCGCTAAGTTTCCAACCTCTTTATCGCCAGACTCTGCGACGTTGATCGCCAGTTCGACCTTCCGAAGCTCGTTCATTAGGGCAACGAGGTCGGCTTCACCAGGATGGCGGT belongs to Corynebacterium argentoratense DSM 44202 and includes:
- a CDS encoding tyrosine-type recombinase/integrase, whose protein sequence is MPRRRSFGTISELPSGRYRARYVGPDGVKHSGPHPFYDYGEARAWLNTEERLLEKGEWASPKQRAAQKELEEMADITVGQWLQQWLEIQSRALKPSTMQNYRAALDRRVFKAPGAAKNFQHLPLASLTRGQVMRWWDALEATYGRQQENHSALRRLSTALKAAVERELLPINPAARLGIKRPKSERKELPTYETMRAIVDELEPRHRIIGVLTFFHGLRIGEVLALRRMDIDVTGDQAVVHVRGSAYRDNAGGGMVRLETPKTDAGVRDVPVFPEFVPMIKEHLEKFAPKPADAQICVTALGKVVMDTSYRCRLATAKKRAGVEGKISPHYGRVWLITTLAEAGMPIPAIGRMLGQVDLKTITEIYLRATEQRTEEVLDRVNASFRAG